GGGCTTGACGCGGATATGTCGGTCTTTGCCGAAGACCCGTTTGAGACCGTCGCCGCTAAGCCCGTGATGGTATGCGTCGACGGCAGACGCGTCAGATAATCTTTATTCGGAAGTGAAAACAAATGGCTGAAATACTCGAAGCCGCAATGGTAATTCTGTTCGGCGTATCGTGGCCGACGTCTATAATCAAATCCTACCGCGCCCGTACGGCGAAGGGGAAAAGCCTCCTTTTCCTGTGCTTTATCTTCTTCGGCTACGTCTGCGGCATCGTTGCGAAGATCATCGCAGGCAACATCACCTACGTTTTCGCGTTCTACGTGCTGAATCTGCTCATGGTCGGAGCGGATATAGCGCTCTACTTCCGCAACAGAAAGCTCGACCGCGCGAAAAACGATCCGGAGGCGGCTTGACAGGCCCCGGAGCTTACACAAAATTGTAACAAAAAAGTTACAAATCGGAAACGGTTTGTAACTTTTATTGTTATTATTCACAATAAATTCGGGAAAATCAAGTTGTTATCTTGTGCACATTGCCGAAAAAGTATCAAAAGTATTGCAAAAAAGTTACAAACGGGTATAATATTATTGTACGAAACCCGTTTGCGGGAAACGGCGGTTCGCCGCCGGGAAACAAAGGTGGAATAATCGTGCCCGATAACAACAACGCAAATAATAATAAACGTGTCCGCACCGCCAGGTATTCGCCTGCGCACGCCTCTGGGAGAAAGACCTCGACCGGTATCGTCGCGTTCGGCAAGAATCTGAAGCGCGGATTCAAGAGACTTTTCAGGAAGACCGGCCGCGGTCTCGGATCGCTCTTTGCCGCCTGCGGCAGGGGATTCAAAAAGACCGGCGCCTGGTTCAGGCTCCATTTCGGCGACGATATCGGCGCCGTGAAGGCGTTTTGCGCGAGGATGAAAACCAAGGACACTAAGTTCAAAAACGAGGTTCGCGAGTTCTTCGCCGCGATCGGCAGGGACTTCAAAACCTTCTTCGGAATGTTCTCTAAGGAATCGCGCAAACGCACGGTCGCCGCTGCCAAAAGGAAGCTCACGGCGGTCGGGGAGCGCGTTTCCGAGCGCGGTTTCTTCGCGTGGGCGGCGAACAGCGTGAAGCTGCATTCGCGTTTCATAATAACCGTAGCGATGATATTCAGCATCGTTCTGTTCACGTCGATATACGCGGCGAACGCGTACGCGATGAACAGCGTTGCGGTCATAGTCAACGGTGAGAACATCGGCGCGGTCAGCAGCATAGATCAGTTCGACGAATCCGTCCGCATGGTCGAGGAGCGCGTCTCGCTCGGCACGAACGGCGAATACAAGCTCGGTCTGGACATCAAATACGAGTTCACGACCTCTTCTCCTTCGGACATATACACGACCTACGAAATGATAGATAAGATCCTGCGATTCTCCGGCACGAGCATAGTTGACGCCTACGGGCTTTACGTTGACGGCGAGCTGTGGGCGGTCTGCCGCGATAAGGAAACGGTCGATAACGTGATAGCCTCCGTGCTTGCGCCGTATCAGGCGAAGCAGACCGAGTCCGGCGCGACCGTCGCGTTTACTCAGGATATCGAGACCGTTTACGGGCTTTACCCGGCGGGACTGCTCTGCAGTGAAGAGGATCTGAAATCGATACTCGGCGACGTCGAAGGCTACAAGAGCTACCGCATACAGACGGGCGACACGCTCGAGAATATCGCGATGATGAACGACACCACCGTCGACGCGCTGAAGGAACTCAACCCCGACCTTCCCGAGGAGCTCGTCGTCGGCACGGATATCAACGTCGCGAAGAACGACGGCAAGCTTTCAGTCAAAACCGTCGTCCGCAGGACCTACCAGAAAACCATCAAATACAAGACCGTCAAGACCAGGACGAAGACCCTCGCCGCCGGCACGACCAAGGTCGAGCAGAAGGGCGAGAACGGACTGAAGGAGATCGTCTCCGACTTCGTTTATATCGACGGCGAACTGACCGAAGAAGTCATCGTTTCCGAGAAGACGATCAAGAAGGTCGTTGACGAAAAGATCCTCGTCGGCACCAAGTCGACCGGAGGCGGCGGCGGAGTATCCACCGGCAACTACATGCGCCCGGTATCCGGCGGCTACGTATCCAGCAAATACGGATACAGAGGCAGGGAGTTCCACACCGGCGTCGATATCGCCTGCCCGAAGGGCACTCCGATAATGGCGGCTGACGGCGGCACCGTCACGGTCGCCACCTACGGCAACAGCGGCTACGGATACCATATCATCATAAATCATGCTAACGGCGAACAGACGCTTTACGGTCACTGCAGCGCGCTCTACGTCCACGTCGGCGAGAAGGTCGACAAGGGCCAGGTCATCGCCGCGGTCGGCCAGACCGGACGCGCCTACGGCTACCACCTCCACTTCGAGGTCCGCCGCAACGGCAAGCACGTCTACCCCGGCATAGGATAATTCAGCATTATGAAACGGCTCCGCGTTTTGCGGAGCCGTTTTCGTATGTCTGTCATTCCGAGGGCGAAGCCCGAAGGATCCCCCGTATTTCGCAGCCGTGCGGGATCAGTCTTCCGGCCCGAGCTGGCCTTTCGCCCAGTGCTTGCGGCAGAGGCTGGTATAGCTCTCGTTGCCGCCGATGACGACCTGTTCGCCGGTCTTCGTGACCTTGCCGTTCAGCAGACGTGCGTTGCAGGTGGCTTTCCTGCCGCACCAGCATATCGTTTTTACCTCCTCGATGGAGTCCGCCCACGCGAGCAGCCATTGGCTGCCCTCGAAAAGGTTGCCCTTGAAGTCGGCGCGAAGTCCGTAAGCGACGACGGGGACGTTTTCCTCGTCCACGATGCGCACCAGCTCCTCGACCTGCGCCTTCGTCAGAAACTGCGCCTCGTCGACGATGACGGCGTCGTACTTTTTGACGTCCACGCCGCCGAGCTCCTCCATATATACGCAGTCCGCGCGCAGTCCGGAGCGCGAGACGACGACGTGTTCGCCGTCGCGGTCGTCCACGCGTGGCTTGACCATGAGCGCGTTCTGTCCGCGTTCGGCGTAGTTATACTGCACCATGATCGCGTTCGCGGTCTTGCTCGAGCCCATCGCTCCGTAGCGGAAATACAGCTTTGCCATAAAAGCGCCTCCGTTTCTTTGCATCATTATACCACACCGAAGCGGAAAAGGGAAGAGGATTTGCGTAATAAAAAAGGCGCCCGGTCGGGACGCCTTTTTGAGGGGCTTCTGTTAAAACAGCTCGGTTCTGCGGTTGATGCGGTTGAGCAGCACCATGAGCGCGATGCCGAGGATATAGCAGACGGCGGCTTCGCCGGCGCCGACGGTCAGCGCGTGGAGCCCGAGCACCGCGAACTTCGAGGTCGCGCCGAGGGCGGCGGTCACTCCGTAGCCGTAGTAGAGCACGAAGGGGATGATCAGCGCGTTGAAGACGACGGGCGGCAGCGGCACGAGCAGCTTCGCTCCGAGCGCGACGCGCTCGGTCTGCCCGACCTTGAAGGCGCGTCCGATGAAATAGCTCGCGATCGCGGCGAGCAGCGTCGCCAGCGAGCCGAAAACGACGTCGATCCACGTGCCGCCGAGTATGTTCGCGACGGCGCAGCCGATCGTCAGTCCGGGGATGGCGGCGGGCGTGAACGCGGGCAGCACGCAGAGCGCTTCGGAAAGGCGGAACTGGATGCCCGCGGACGAGATCTCCCACAGCACCATCGTCAGCGCGGCGTAAAGCGCGGCGGTCAGCGCCGCGGTCACAAGGTACCTTACACTTTTGTTTTTCATTTTTTTAACTCCGTAGTTTTGTTTTTTCGGCCTTGCGGCGTGGGTGAGGATGGTTCCGAACTCACCGAGGGCGATTATAACACAGGCGCGCGCGAATTGCAAGCGAAAGTTTCGCCGCCCGAAATACAAAAAATATCTCTTGACAAAGGCGGCGCGGTATGTTATCATTCATCTGTTGCGTTACGGAGAGATGTCCGAGCGGTTTAAGGAGCCGGTCTTGAAAACCGGTGACCCGAAAGGGCCGAGGGTTCGAATCCCTCTCTCTCCGCCAATTTCTCTCATAATGAAATTACATAGGCGTTTATCGTCACCATGGAGAAGTACCCAAGTGGTGAAGGGGCTCCCCTGCTAAGGGAGTAGGCTTGTAACAGGGCGCAAGGGTTCAAATCCCTTCTTCTCCGCCAGCATGGCACCCCGCGTCGCGGGGTGCTTTTGTTTTATCCTTTCCCGCGCCCCGCGCATATACTGCGAGGGGTGATAGTATGAAAAAACTCCGCAGTCCGTTCGCCTGCGCGGTAAGGCGCACGGCGGACTACCCGAACTACCCGGGCGGCGCGTACCACGGCGGGGAGGACTACGTTCCCGTCGACAAGGCGCCCGAATCGAACTGGGATATCTACGCCGTTTCCGGCGGCGAGGTATATATCGCGAAAAAGCAGAAGGGCGGCTACGCGGGCGGCTACGGCGCTTACGGCAACTATATCGTCTATATATGCGATAACGGCCTGTGGGTGCTCTGCGCCCACCTCGCGAAGCTCCCGTGTGTGAAGGCGGGGGAGCGTCTCGCCGCGGGCGAGCTGATCGGCGTCGCCGGCGCGACAGGGAACGTCACCGGCCGTCACCTGCATATCGAGGTCGCGGATATGCGCGGCGTCGAATGCGACCGCGCGGACTGGTACGCCGCCTTCGAGGCGCGCCGCGTCCGCCCGAGCGACTATATCGATTTCAACGACTACAGGGAAGAGGGCTTCTTCGTGAAAGTGTGGAAAAACGGCAGCACCGTCGAATACGTTTATCAGACGACGGCGGACTGCAAAGCGCGGCGCGGCCGTATCGGCTCGCTCGCGCCTTACGAAAGCTGCGAGTGCCGCGGGATCATCGACGGCGTCTACCTCGTCGTCTACCGCGTAAACGGCACGAACGCGCAGAAATGCGGCTTCGTCCGCTACTCCGGCGGCGTAAAGTAGGCGTTGACCTCGCGGCCAAAAGGTGGTATAATACCGGTATCACTTAAACGGAAAGGACGTTGTGACATGAGCATTCTGAAGTGGGTCATCAAGGACGCCGTCGAGGAGGGCGTTTCCTACGGCGCACGCAAGGCGCTGCAACCGAAGGTCGACGCCTATACCAACAAGGTCGCGCAGGAAGCCTTCGCCGAGGCGACGAAAAACGACGCCGCCGTTCAGGCCGCGCTCGAGGCGGCGAAGAATATGAAGATTTGCCCCTCCTGCGGGACCGGCTGTTCGCTTGAGATGAAGTTCTGCACCAACTGCGGCGCGAAGCTGCCGGAGCTCGCCGTCGGCGCGGGATTCTACTGCCCGAACTGCGGCAAACAGAACGGCGACGACGCGAAGTTCTGCGTCGGCTGCGGCAAGCCTCTCAACCACTGATACCGCGCTTTTTCCGCGAGCGCCGTCCTTCGGGGCGGCGCTCGTTTTTTTACATACGTCCGGCGGTATTGATTTTTCTTGTCCGATATGCTATAATACCTAATATTGTACACAAGATGCCGCCGGGGCAAATACGCGAAAACAATATGGGGGCTTCCGCTTAATGAGCCGTAAAATACGTAACTTTTACTACTATGACGAACGAAACGACGATTTCGCAAACAACGGAATAGAGACCAAACCGCTGCCCGCGGACTACGAATATCTGCCGAAGAGCCGTCTTTTCCGTTTTTTCAAGCCGCCGGTCTACTTTTTCGTGCGCGGGATCTGCGCGCTTTGTGAAAAGACGGGGATCGCGATGCGCGGAAAGAACCAAAAGGTGCTGAAGAACAGGGAAGACCGCTCTAAGGGATACTTCATCTACGGCAACCACACGTCGTCGTTTTCCGACGCCGTCACCGGCGCGGTGGCGACGTTTCCGCGGCAGTGCTACGTCGTCTGTAACCCCGACGCGCTCTCGATAAAAGGCATCCGCACGCTCGTCCGCTTCGTCGGGGCGCTGCCGACGCCGTCTTCGCGCAGGAATTACGCCGACTTCGGCGCCGCCGTGGGGACGCTGTACGAGAAGGGGCGTCCGATAGTGATTTATCCCGAGGCGCATATCTGGCCGAAGTATAACGCGATCCGCGACTTCGGCGACGTGTCGTTTTCATTTCCCGTCAAGCTCGGTGCGCCGTGCTTCGTCAAAACTACGGTGTACAAAAAGAAACGCGGCGGCCGCACAAAGGGCTTTGTGATATACGACGGTCCGTTTTATGCGGACGCCTCACTCGGTGAAAGGGAGGCGCGCGCGGAGCTTTGCGCGCGCGTCAAGGCGTGTATGCGCGCGCGTGCGGAGGAATACGGCTCCGCGCTCGATGAAAATTACAGATATATAAAAGTCGATTCACCGGATCTGGTGCGTGCCGAAGCGGTAGACGGGTAGTTTTTTCCGACCTTTTTAGGATGTTCCGGATAGCGAAAACAAGACGTGAAGTGCGAAAAAAATATAATTTTTCTCTTGACATATGGGAAAATATGAGCTATACTTTTAATGATTTGATGTAGTTTTATGCTGTCTTTTGGTGCGCATATGCGGCAAAAGGCTTCATAAAGCGCATTTTCGCATTTGTTTTTTTGTGTTTTAAGGCGAAATACAGCATGGGGTCAGCCCCTTCCGCGATGGGTTTCGGAGGTTCAAATGAGGCAGAAAAAAGAAAATGTGAATACCGCTGTTGATGAACAGACCGCCGTCGAGCAGGAATCGACCGTGAAAAAGGTTTTTAACATAGTTAAGAGAGTTTTCACGTGGATCGTCGTCGTGTTTGCCGTGTTTATGATGATATTCACCATAATCTCGACAACGACCTTCAACCGCAGGGACAGAGGACTGTTCGGATACAAGATGTTCATCGTTCTTTCAGACTCCATGAGCATCTCGGAGCAGGATACCACCGCCGAGGATAAAGCGGGCATCCACTTCAACGCCGGCGACCTCATCTTCAGCAAGAATCTCGACCCCGAGGACTGCGTCCAGCTTCAGCCGGGCGACGTAGTCACCTTCCAGTCGCAGAACGGCGACAACTTCGGCGAGGTCGTCACCCATAAGATCAGAAGGATCACCAAGACCGCTGAGGGCAGCCTCGGTTTCGTCACCTACGGTATCAACACGAATACCGACGACGAAACCATCGTAACGCCCGATTTCGTCCTCGGCAAATACGCCGGCAGGATCCCGAAGCTCGGCACCTTCCTCAGCTTCCAGAAGTCCACCGTCGGTTACATAACCTGCATATTCGTGCCCTTCGTGATTCTTATAATCATTCAGGGCGTTAAGAGCATCCGCCTGTTCCGGGTTTACAAGAAGGAGCAGCACGCCGAGCTCGACGCCGAGAAGGCGGAACTCGCCGCGCAGAAGGCGGAGACCGAAAAGATGATGCGCGAAATGCTTGAGCTCAAGGCTCAGCTTTCCGGTCAGCAGACGCCGCAGCAGGCCGCTTCTCCCGTTCAGGAAGCGCCGCAGCCCGCGGCGGCTCCCGAACCCGTGCCCGCGGTAATACCCGCGCCGGAAGCGAAACCCGCTCCCGCGCCGCAGCCCGAACAGGCTCCCGCCGAGGATCCGCTCGCGGCGGAAAAGGCGGAACTTGAGGCGAAGAAGGCGGAGACCGAGCGTATGATGCGCGAAATGATGGAGCTCAAAGCCAAGCTCGACGCGCAGCTCAATCAACCGAAAGACGGCTCCGAAGGAGCGGAATAATCACCCGAAGCGGTATATGCGGCGCATCCGTGACGATAATACGAATGCGTTATTGAATGGATAGGAGGCAACGGCTTTGTTCAGAAATGAAAAGCAACAACTGAAAAAGCGTAAGAATGCGGCGCTGAAGGTGCTGCTGTTGTCTGCGTTCGTTACTTTTATGTGTTTCTCTATGCTTGTCGGCACGACCTACGCGTGGCTGACGGACAGCGTCACGAGCGGTAAGAACAGGATCGTTTCCGGCAGTCTGGATATTCAGATGAACTACTATAACGGCACGGAGTTCGTTTCGGCCGAAGGCAACGTCTTTGAGGACGTTACCTGGCAGCCCGGTGCCGAAACGCACCGCCTTATACAAATTTACAACAACAGCGATATGCCCGTCAAGTTTGCGTTCAAGGCGAACGTAATGAACGAATACGGCAGCATAAACACTCAGGGAAACAGTTTTCTGCTTTCCGATTCTCTGGTCTCTTATCAGGCGACGTATAAATATAGCGAGCTGACCGCCGCCCAGACCGCTTTGGGCAGTATTGAAGCGACCTGCAAGAATTTGCAGAAGAATGCTTTCTCGGGCTTCGAGCTGATAAACAACAATTCCGATCTCATCGAACCCGGCGAATCCAATTACATTCTCCTCGCGCTTTATATGCCGGAAACCGGCGTCGAAAACTCTACCGTTAAAGACGGAATGCCGTTGCCCGAGTTCGACATCGAACTTGCTTTGACTGCCACTCAGGCGTCCGGGACTCAGGATTCCTTCGGTTCCGTTCCCGGTAACAGCGCCGTTCCTATCGAGAGTGTTAACAAGGCGAAGGTTACCTACGTGCTCGCCCCGGATACGCTCCTTTACGAAAAGGAAGACGAGAATCACAACAAGTATTATGAAATAAAGGACGCCGCCGATTTCGCAAGATTCGCAACCGCTGTCAACAAAGGAAATAACTTCGCCGGCAAGACCGTCAAACTGACTTGTGAGGAAGAAATCGACCTCGACGGCGCCGCCTGGCCGCTGACAGGCGATTTTGCCGGAACTTTCGACGGCAATAACAAGACGATCAAAAACTTCAGTGTTTCGGCTACGGATACCAACGACGTTGTGCTCTTCAAGCTTATCAACGGCGGTACCGTTACCGGCGGAACAGTCAAGAACCTCAAAGTTGACGGCGTTGCCGCGACCATATCTTACACCAGCGGCGATCCTAAAGCCGGCAGTTATACCGGCAGCGTACCCGAAACCGGAATAATCACGGTAGTTATCGCTTAACGCCTTTCCGGAGGAGCATATGAGCAAAGATAAAAGCACAAATGCCCCGCGCAGTACATGGCGCAAG
This is a stretch of genomic DNA from Clostridia bacterium. It encodes these proteins:
- a CDS encoding zinc ribbon domain-containing protein, which codes for MSILKWVIKDAVEEGVSYGARKALQPKVDAYTNKVAQEAFAEATKNDAAVQAALEAAKNMKICPSCGTGCSLEMKFCTNCGAKLPELAVGAGFYCPNCGKQNGDDAKFCVGCGKPLNH
- a CDS encoding M23 family metallopeptidase, which codes for MKKLRSPFACAVRRTADYPNYPGGAYHGGEDYVPVDKAPESNWDIYAVSGGEVYIAKKQKGGYAGGYGAYGNYIVYICDNGLWVLCAHLAKLPCVKAGERLAAGELIGVAGATGNVTGRHLHIEVADMRGVECDRADWYAAFEARRVRPSDYIDFNDYREEGFFVKVWKNGSTVEYVYQTTADCKARRGRIGSLAPYESCECRGIIDGVYLVVYRVNGTNAQKCGFVRYSGGVK
- a CDS encoding QueT transporter family protein, producing MKNKSVRYLVTAALTAALYAALTMVLWEISSAGIQFRLSEALCVLPAFTPAAIPGLTIGCAVANILGGTWIDVVFGSLATLLAAIASYFIGRAFKVGQTERVALGAKLLVPLPPVVFNALIIPFVLYYGYGVTAALGATSKFAVLGLHALTVGAGEAAVCYILGIALMVLLNRINRRTELF
- a CDS encoding M23 family metallopeptidase; this encodes MPDNNNANNNKRVRTARYSPAHASGRKTSTGIVAFGKNLKRGFKRLFRKTGRGLGSLFAACGRGFKKTGAWFRLHFGDDIGAVKAFCARMKTKDTKFKNEVREFFAAIGRDFKTFFGMFSKESRKRTVAAAKRKLTAVGERVSERGFFAWAANSVKLHSRFIITVAMIFSIVLFTSIYAANAYAMNSVAVIVNGENIGAVSSIDQFDESVRMVEERVSLGTNGEYKLGLDIKYEFTTSSPSDIYTTYEMIDKILRFSGTSIVDAYGLYVDGELWAVCRDKETVDNVIASVLAPYQAKQTESGATVAFTQDIETVYGLYPAGLLCSEEDLKSILGDVEGYKSYRIQTGDTLENIAMMNDTTVDALKELNPDLPEELVVGTDINVAKNDGKLSVKTVVRRTYQKTIKYKTVKTRTKTLAAGTTKVEQKGENGLKEIVSDFVYIDGELTEEVIVSEKTIKKVVDEKILVGTKSTGGGGGVSTGNYMRPVSGGYVSSKYGYRGREFHTGVDIACPKGTPIMAADGGTVTVATYGNSGYGYHIIINHANGEQTLYGHCSALYVHVGEKVDKGQVIAAVGQTGRAYGYHLHFEVRRNGKHVYPGIG
- a CDS encoding thymidine kinase, coding for MAKLYFRYGAMGSSKTANAIMVQYNYAERGQNALMVKPRVDDRDGEHVVVSRSGLRADCVYMEELGGVDVKKYDAVIVDEAQFLTKAQVEELVRIVDEENVPVVAYGLRADFKGNLFEGSQWLLAWADSIEEVKTICWCGRKATCNARLLNGKVTKTGEQVVIGGNESYTSLCRKHWAKGQLGPED
- a CDS encoding 1-acyl-sn-glycerol-3-phosphate acyltransferase — encoded protein: MSRKIRNFYYYDERNDDFANNGIETKPLPADYEYLPKSRLFRFFKPPVYFFVRGICALCEKTGIAMRGKNQKVLKNREDRSKGYFIYGNHTSSFSDAVTGAVATFPRQCYVVCNPDALSIKGIRTLVRFVGALPTPSSRRNYADFGAAVGTLYEKGRPIVIYPEAHIWPKYNAIRDFGDVSFSFPVKLGAPCFVKTTVYKKKRGGRTKGFVIYDGPFYADASLGEREARAELCARVKACMRARAEEYGSALDENYRYIKVDSPDLVRAEAVDG
- a CDS encoding signal peptidase I translates to MRQKKENVNTAVDEQTAVEQESTVKKVFNIVKRVFTWIVVVFAVFMMIFTIISTTTFNRRDRGLFGYKMFIVLSDSMSISEQDTTAEDKAGIHFNAGDLIFSKNLDPEDCVQLQPGDVVTFQSQNGDNFGEVVTHKIRRITKTAEGSLGFVTYGINTNTDDETIVTPDFVLGKYAGRIPKLGTFLSFQKSTVGYITCIFVPFVILIIIQGVKSIRLFRVYKKEQHAELDAEKAELAAQKAETEKMMREMLELKAQLSGQQTPQQAASPVQEAPQPAAAPEPVPAVIPAPEAKPAPAPQPEQAPAEDPLAAEKAELEAKKAETERMMREMMELKAKLDAQLNQPKDGSEGAE